The Beijerinckiaceae bacterium RH AL1 genome has a segment encoding these proteins:
- a CDS encoding AraC-type DNA-binding protein (ID:RHAL1_00444;~source:Prodigal:2.6): MLSGVAATTFGRGGEDAGAAARNGPEIDLQQISTDDVPEKDRLDYWQHVLGELIGGFELREYDSRNFSSRFAVSAMGDLKFGHFTGVSQTIDRKPQLIKRTDTDDYIVLLESSKLFNIEQNGRQHSGRDSMVLIDITRPYHASHPEEMDVIDVFIPRRVMERALGPARQAAGLSIDSSQPSFPVIMSFLRSLAQHGSSLDPAAAARMSAFAVDLIASAFAEKLGQDPSRNVGGAVILYRAQAYIAEHLGVSGLGISEVASQVGISVRRLHQIAADEGISLVDWMWERRLERARSMLIDPAHITTSVGSIAYQCGFVDQAHFSRRFRQRFGLAPSDWRASGAPARGGLKPPSRP; the protein is encoded by the coding sequence ATGCTTTCAGGAGTTGCCGCCACGACCTTTGGGAGGGGCGGCGAAGACGCGGGAGCTGCGGCTCGAAACGGCCCGGAGATTGATCTGCAGCAAATAAGTACTGACGATGTGCCGGAGAAGGATCGCCTCGACTATTGGCAGCACGTGCTGGGCGAGCTCATCGGAGGCTTCGAGCTTCGCGAATACGACAGCAGGAACTTTAGCAGTCGCTTTGCCGTGTCGGCGATGGGCGATCTGAAGTTCGGCCATTTCACGGGCGTCAGCCAGACGATCGACCGCAAGCCGCAACTCATCAAGCGGACCGACACCGACGACTACATCGTCCTCCTCGAGTCGTCGAAGCTCTTCAACATCGAGCAGAACGGACGCCAGCACTCCGGCCGCGACAGCATGGTGCTGATCGACATCACGCGGCCCTATCACGCGAGCCATCCCGAAGAGATGGACGTCATCGACGTCTTCATCCCGCGCCGCGTGATGGAGCGGGCGCTCGGCCCGGCGCGCCAGGCCGCCGGCCTGTCGATCGATTCCAGCCAGCCGAGCTTCCCCGTCATCATGAGCTTCCTGCGCTCGCTGGCGCAGCACGGCAGCTCGCTCGACCCCGCCGCCGCGGCGCGCATGTCGGCCTTCGCGGTCGATCTCATCGCCTCCGCCTTCGCGGAGAAGCTGGGGCAGGACCCCTCCCGGAACGTCGGCGGGGCCGTCATCCTCTACCGGGCGCAAGCCTACATCGCCGAGCATCTCGGCGTGTCCGGCCTCGGCATCTCGGAGGTCGCATCGCAGGTGGGCATCTCGGTGCGCCGCCTGCATCAGATCGCGGCCGACGAGGGCATCTCTCTGGTCGACTGGATGTGGGAGCGCCGGCTGGAGCGCGCGCGCTCGATGCTGATCGATCCAGCCCACATTACGACGTCGGTCGGGTCGATCGCCTACCAGTGCGGCTTCGTCGATCAGGCGCATTTCTCGCGCCGCTTCAGGCAGCGCTTCGGGCTGGCGCCCTCCGATTGGCGCGCCTCCGGGGCGCCCGCTCGAGGCGGGCTCAAGCCGCCTTCGCGACCCTGA
- a CDS encoding Glutathione S-transferase (ID:RHAL1_00450;~source:Prodigal:2.6), producing the protein MSDLVFYTNPMSRGRIVRWMLEEVGVSYQTKVLDYAEVKAPEFLTINPMGKMPTIVHGTTVVTEAAAICAYLADAFPAAGLAPPPNDRGAYYRWLFFAAGPLEAAMTNQALGVAVPPERRRMAGYGCMEDVLQTIETALAEREYCAGDAFSAADVYLGSGLGFGLMFGSIERRPVFERYVGALQARPAAVRAREIDDALIAAAKA; encoded by the coding sequence GTGAGCGACCTCGTCTTCTACACGAACCCGATGTCGCGCGGCCGCATCGTCCGCTGGATGCTGGAAGAGGTCGGCGTTTCCTATCAAACGAAGGTCCTCGATTACGCCGAGGTGAAGGCCCCCGAGTTCCTGACGATCAACCCGATGGGCAAGATGCCGACGATCGTGCACGGCACCACGGTCGTGACGGAGGCCGCCGCGATCTGCGCCTATCTCGCCGACGCTTTTCCCGCGGCCGGCCTCGCGCCGCCGCCGAACGACCGCGGCGCCTACTACCGCTGGCTGTTCTTCGCGGCCGGCCCGCTCGAAGCGGCGATGACGAATCAGGCCCTCGGGGTCGCGGTGCCGCCGGAGCGCCGCCGCATGGCCGGCTACGGCTGCATGGAGGATGTGCTGCAAACGATCGAGACGGCTCTCGCCGAGCGGGAATATTGCGCCGGCGACGCGTTTTCCGCCGCCGACGTCTATCTCGGCTCGGGACTGGGCTTCGGCCTGATGTTCGGCTCGATCGAGCGGCGGCCGGTCTTCGAGCGCTACGTCGGCGCCCTCCAGGCCCGACCCGCCGCCGTACGGGCGCGCGAGATCGACGACGCCTTGATCGCCGCCGCCAAAGCCTGA
- a CDS encoding Chorismate mutase (ID:RHAL1_00442;~source:Prodigal:2.6) — protein sequence MLRPGDYEDADMDATALEPQPKLEALREEIDRIDRDLHARLIERGEIIDRLIAVKAQAGGGSAFRPAREAEMMRRLVQRHQGILPLDTVEGIWRIIISTFTYVQAPYTVHADTSSGDAMVRDSARFHFGFTVPLEVHEGSRAVIRAVAQGPGDLGLVRTRDTSCAWWNDLIEPDAPKIIARLPFVERADHAAGLPLYVVAKPVCEAALHEVLLYAVLLPGAAGPPRAEPPVEITAWTATAAGITLIAAVADGIEPSEVADAFPSYSARVAFIGSHAARFELPAGKKS from the coding sequence TTGCTGCGCCCCGGCGACTATGAAGACGCCGACATGGACGCCACTGCCCTGGAACCACAACCCAAGCTCGAGGCGCTGCGCGAGGAGATCGATCGGATCGACCGCGATCTTCACGCGCGCCTGATCGAGCGCGGCGAGATCATCGACCGGCTGATTGCGGTGAAGGCGCAGGCTGGCGGCGGCTCGGCGTTCCGGCCGGCCCGCGAGGCCGAGATGATGCGACGCCTCGTCCAGCGCCATCAGGGCATCCTGCCGCTCGACACGGTCGAGGGCATCTGGCGCATCATCATCTCGACCTTCACCTACGTGCAGGCGCCCTACACGGTGCATGCCGACACCTCCAGCGGCGATGCAATGGTGCGCGACAGCGCGCGCTTCCATTTCGGCTTCACCGTGCCCCTCGAGGTGCACGAAGGCTCGCGCGCGGTGATCCGCGCCGTCGCGCAGGGACCCGGCGACCTCGGGCTGGTGCGCACGCGCGACACGAGCTGCGCCTGGTGGAACGATCTGATCGAGCCGGACGCGCCGAAGATCATCGCCCGCCTCCCCTTCGTCGAGCGCGCCGACCACGCCGCCGGGCTTCCCCTCTACGTCGTCGCCAAGCCGGTGTGCGAGGCTGCGCTCCACGAGGTGCTGCTCTACGCCGTGCTGCTGCCCGGCGCCGCCGGGCCGCCGCGCGCCGAGCCGCCGGTCGAGATCACCGCGTGGACCGCGACTGCCGCCGGCATCACGCTGATCGCGGCGGTGGCCGACGGGATCGAGCCGAGCGAAGTGGCGGACGCCTTCCCATCTTACAGCGCACGCGTCGCCTTCATCGGCTCGCACGCCGCGCGCTTCGAGCTTCCTGCGGGCAAAAAGTCATGA
- the regX gene encoding Sensory transduction protein regX3 (ID:RHAL1_00448;~source:Prodigal:2.6): MQVRKILIADDDDDLRDALVEQLALYDEFEPIQEKDARSAMARAQRERPDLVIMDVGLPDMDGRDAVKELRAGGFKNPVIMLTGHDGEADTVMGLEAGANDYVTKPFRFAVLLARMRAHLRQHETSDDASFRIGPYTFQPGSKQLVTDAGSKLRLTEKETAILRFLYRAGQDVVSREILLKEVWGYNAAVTTHTLETHIYRLRQKIETDPTKAVLLVTEAGGYKLMP; the protein is encoded by the coding sequence ATGCAGGTTCGCAAGATCCTCATTGCGGATGACGACGACGATCTCCGCGACGCGCTCGTCGAGCAGCTCGCCCTCTACGACGAGTTCGAGCCGATCCAGGAGAAGGACGCCCGGAGCGCGATGGCCCGCGCGCAGCGCGAGCGCCCCGATCTCGTCATCATGGACGTCGGGCTGCCCGACATGGATGGCCGCGACGCGGTGAAGGAGCTGCGCGCCGGCGGCTTCAAGAACCCCGTCATCATGCTCACCGGTCATGATGGCGAAGCCGACACCGTGATGGGCCTCGAGGCCGGCGCCAACGACTATGTGACGAAGCCTTTCCGCTTCGCCGTGCTGCTCGCCCGCATGCGCGCCCACCTGCGCCAGCACGAGACCTCCGACGACGCCTCCTTCCGCATAGGTCCGTACACGTTCCAGCCCGGCTCGAAGCAGCTCGTCACCGACGCCGGCAGCAAGCTGCGCCTGACCGAGAAGGAGACGGCGATCCTGCGCTTCCTCTACAGGGCCGGGCAGGACGTCGTGTCGCGCGAGATCCTTCTCAAGGAGGTCTGGGGCTACAACGCCGCCGTCACGACGCACACGCTCGAGACCCACATCTACCGCCTGCGCCAGAAGATCGAGACCGATCCGACCAAGGCGGTGTTGCTCGTCACCGAGGCCGGCGGCTACAAGCTGATGCCCTGA
- a CDS encoding Methionine biosynthesis protein MetW (ID:RHAL1_00446;~source:Prodigal:2.6) codes for MTRHFPPGDIRASLRPDLYAVAQMLEPNSRVLDVGCGDGTLLHYLHEQHGVDARGIELSQRGVNMCVANGLSVIQGDADTDLADYPDDAFDFVILSQTLQATRKPRQVVENMLRIGRHVVVSFPNFGHWKVRGQLLVRGRMPITNALAYQWYDTPNIHSFTIRDFVDLVEECGGKIERSMALDQNGRAIRFRVPWWFWNLFGAQAVFLLTRR; via the coding sequence ATGACCCGCCATTTCCCGCCGGGCGACATCCGCGCCAGCCTGCGGCCCGACCTCTACGCCGTCGCGCAGATGCTGGAGCCGAACTCGCGCGTGCTCGACGTCGGCTGCGGCGACGGCACGCTGCTGCACTACCTGCACGAGCAGCACGGCGTCGATGCGCGCGGCATCGAGCTGTCTCAGCGCGGCGTGAACATGTGCGTCGCCAACGGCCTGTCGGTGATCCAGGGGGATGCCGACACTGACCTTGCCGACTATCCCGACGACGCCTTCGACTTCGTCATCCTGTCGCAGACGCTTCAGGCGACGCGCAAGCCGCGGCAGGTCGTCGAGAACATGCTGCGGATCGGCCGCCACGTCGTCGTCTCGTTCCCGAACTTCGGCCACTGGAAGGTCCGCGGCCAGCTCCTGGTGCGCGGGCGCATGCCGATCACCAACGCGCTCGCCTACCAGTGGTACGACACGCCCAACATCCATTCCTTCACGATCCGCGACTTCGTCGACCTCGTGGAGGAGTGCGGCGGCAAGATCGAGCGCTCGATGGCGCTCGACCAGAACGGCCGCGCCATCCGCTTCAGGGTGCCGTGGTGGTTCTGGAACCTGTTCGGCGCGCAGGCGGTGTTCTTGCTGACGCGACGCTGA
- the hisC gene encoding Histidinol-phosphate aminotransferase (ID:RHAL1_00441;~source:Prodigal:2.6), producing the protein MTAESSLRRPQPHAGVLAVDTYVPGKSKLQGFAGPVHKLSSNETPLGPSPAAIAAFKAAVDKLAAYPDGNATPLREALGKLHGLDPARIVCGAGSDELLFMLANIFCGPGDAGIYTEHGFLLYRVAILAADATPVVVRERDFTVDVDAILAAVTAKTRIVYIANPNNPTGTYLPRTEVTRLADALPQNVLLVLDGAYAEYATMRDYDCGFDLVRERENVVVTRTFSKIYGLASLRLGWCYAPAAICDAMNRVRSPFNVNDPAMRAGVAAVGDQAHIEAAVAHNTHWRDVATREIAALGFPVTESAANFVLVHLRDPDEAAAADAFLSARGLILRMVTAYALPQCLRLSIGSEEAMRLVIAAFADFARQRG; encoded by the coding sequence ATGACCGCCGAGTCCAGCCTCCGCCGCCCGCAACCACACGCCGGTGTGCTCGCCGTCGACACCTATGTGCCCGGCAAGAGCAAGCTGCAGGGCTTCGCCGGCCCGGTGCACAAGCTCTCGTCAAACGAGACGCCGCTCGGCCCTTCGCCGGCCGCCATCGCGGCGTTCAAGGCGGCGGTGGACAAGCTCGCGGCCTATCCCGACGGCAACGCCACGCCGCTGCGCGAGGCCTTGGGCAAGCTGCACGGGCTCGATCCCGCGCGCATCGTCTGCGGCGCCGGCTCGGACGAGCTGCTCTTCATGCTCGCCAACATCTTCTGCGGGCCGGGCGACGCGGGCATCTACACCGAGCACGGCTTCCTGCTCTACCGCGTGGCGATCCTTGCCGCCGACGCGACGCCGGTCGTCGTGCGCGAGCGCGACTTCACGGTCGATGTCGACGCCATCCTGGCCGCCGTGACGGCGAAGACGCGCATCGTCTACATCGCCAACCCGAACAACCCGACCGGTACCTACCTGCCCCGGACGGAAGTGACCCGGCTCGCCGACGCGTTGCCGCAGAACGTGCTGCTCGTGCTCGATGGCGCCTACGCCGAGTACGCGACGATGCGCGACTACGACTGCGGCTTCGATCTCGTGCGCGAGCGCGAGAACGTCGTCGTGACGCGCACCTTCTCGAAGATCTACGGGCTCGCCAGCCTGCGGCTCGGCTGGTGCTACGCGCCGGCCGCGATCTGCGACGCGATGAACCGCGTCCGCAGTCCCTTCAACGTCAACGACCCGGCGATGCGCGCCGGCGTCGCCGCCGTTGGCGATCAGGCGCATATCGAAGCGGCCGTTGCCCACAACACGCACTGGCGCGACGTCGCGACGCGCGAGATCGCCGCGCTCGGCTTTCCGGTGACCGAGAGCGCGGCGAACTTCGTGCTCGTGCACCTGCGCGATCCCGACGAGGCGGCGGCGGCCGACGCCTTCCTGTCGGCACGAGGGCTCATCCTGCGCATGGTGACAGCCTACGCCCTGCCGCAGTGCCTTCGCCTCTCGATCGGCAGCGAGGAGGCGATGCGGCTGGTGATCGCGGCCTTCGCCGACTTCGCCCGGCAGCGCGGCTAG
- the tyrC gene encoding Cyclohexadienyl dehydrogenase (ID:RHAL1_00440;~source:Prodigal:2.6), with protein MSPQALGAPLAQPLLDKLAIVGLGLIGASICRVARAQNLAHTIVGADADDGVRRRASEIDLVDSVAATAAEAAENADIVILCTPVGAMASIMREIAPVLKPGAIVSDVGSSKVSVLTDLAALVPAHAHLVPGHPVAGTEYSGPDAGFATLFVKRWVILTPPPETDAGAVARLTDFWTAAGADVETMSAQHHDIVLAITSHVPHLIAYNIVRTAADLETVTQSEVMKFSAGGFRDFTRIAASDPTMWRDVFLNNRDAVLEVLGRFNEDLASLQRMVRDGDGQGLFDLFTRTRAIRRGIIAQGQDSSEPDFGRRRSELRV; from the coding sequence ATGTCTCCGCAAGCGCTCGGCGCGCCCTTGGCGCAGCCCCTCCTCGACAAGCTGGCGATCGTCGGCCTCGGCCTGATCGGCGCCTCGATCTGCCGCGTGGCCCGCGCGCAGAATCTTGCGCACACCATCGTCGGTGCCGACGCCGACGACGGCGTGCGACGACGCGCAAGCGAGATCGACCTCGTCGACAGCGTCGCCGCTACCGCTGCGGAGGCGGCGGAGAACGCCGACATCGTCATCCTCTGCACGCCGGTCGGCGCGATGGCCTCGATCATGCGCGAGATCGCGCCGGTGCTGAAGCCGGGCGCCATCGTCTCCGACGTCGGCTCGTCGAAGGTTTCGGTCCTCACCGATCTGGCGGCGCTCGTGCCGGCGCATGCACATCTCGTCCCCGGTCATCCCGTCGCCGGCACCGAATATTCCGGGCCGGACGCTGGCTTCGCCACGCTGTTCGTGAAGCGCTGGGTGATCCTCACGCCGCCGCCGGAGACCGATGCCGGCGCCGTCGCGCGTCTCACCGACTTCTGGACGGCCGCGGGCGCCGACGTCGAGACGATGAGCGCGCAGCATCACGACATCGTCCTGGCGATCACCAGCCACGTGCCGCATCTCATCGCCTACAATATCGTGCGCACCGCCGCCGACCTCGAGACGGTCACCCAGTCCGAGGTCATGAAGTTCTCGGCCGGCGGCTTCCGCGACTTCACGCGTATCGCTGCCTCGGACCCGACGATGTGGCGCGACGTGTTCCTCAACAACCGCGACGCGGTGCTCGAGGTGCTAGGCCGCTTCAACGAGGACCTCGCCTCGCTGCAGCGGATGGTCCGCGACGGCGATGGCCAGGGCCTCTTCGATCTGTTCACGCGCACGCGGGCGATCCGGCGCGGGATCATCGCGCAGGGCCAGGATTCGAGCGAGCCGGATTTCGGGCGGCGGCGCTCGGAGCTGCGCGTCTAG
- a CDS encoding NAD(P)H-dependent FMN reductase (ID:RHAL1_00437;~source:Prodigal:2.6), with protein sequence MILVFYGSYRTDRAGIRLANYIAAGLRRHGEAAELIDAKALNLPMLDRMHKEYAPGAAPAALSALATRIKEADGFVFVVGEYNWGVQPGLKNLTDHFLEEWYWRPAAIASYSAGRLAGVRAALAWHGILSEMGMVVISSALAVGGVAQALDEAGQPQGEGGAALERSFPRFADDLAWWAEAAKAQRARRAPPY encoded by the coding sequence ATGATCCTGGTCTTCTACGGCTCCTACCGCACCGACCGCGCCGGCATCCGGCTCGCGAACTACATCGCCGCGGGGCTGCGCCGGCACGGCGAGGCGGCCGAACTCATCGACGCCAAGGCGCTGAACCTGCCGATGCTCGACCGCATGCACAAGGAATACGCGCCCGGTGCCGCGCCGGCTGCGCTGTCGGCGCTTGCGACCCGCATCAAGGAGGCGGACGGGTTCGTCTTCGTCGTCGGCGAGTACAACTGGGGCGTCCAGCCGGGGCTGAAGAACCTCACCGATCATTTTCTCGAGGAATGGTACTGGCGCCCCGCCGCCATCGCGAGCTACTCGGCGGGGCGACTGGCGGGCGTCCGCGCGGCCCTGGCCTGGCACGGCATCCTCTCCGAGATGGGCATGGTCGTCATCTCGAGCGCGCTCGCGGTCGGCGGTGTCGCGCAAGCCTTGGACGAGGCGGGACAGCCGCAGGGCGAGGGCGGCGCGGCGCTCGAGCGATCCTTTCCGCGCTTCGCCGACGATCTCGCCTGGTGGGCCGAGGCGGCGAAGGCCCAGCGCGCCAGGCGCGCGCCGCCGTATTGA
- a CDS encoding protein of unknown function (ID:RHAL1_00439;~source:Prodigal:2.6), translating to MPTELPVRRPMPPKATRNGNLVFAGAVLAMIVISAFLLIQPDAVAGGFP from the coding sequence ATGCCAACCGAGCTCCCTGTCCGCCGTCCGATGCCGCCGAAGGCGACGCGGAACGGCAATCTCGTCTTCGCCGGCGCCGTGCTGGCGATGATCGTCATCAGCGCCTTCCTGCTGATCCAGCCCGACGCCGTCGCAGGCGGCTTCCCGTAG
- the metXA gene encoding Homoserine O-acetyltransferase (ID:RHAL1_00445;~source:Prodigal:2.6), which produces MNVMPTKPASQREVETPSSQLVRFGADTPLTMDAGVALAPFQIAYQTYGTLNARKSNAILVCHALTGDQHVANVNPLTGKAGWWSSFVGPGLPIDTDRYFVIASNVLGGCMGTTGPASMNPATGRPYGLDLPVVTIRDMVRAQAMLIDHLGIETLFCVVGGSMGGMQVLQWAASYPDRVFAAMPVASAARHSSQNIAFHEVGRQAVMADPDWCKGRYLEEGRHPGKGLAVARMAAHITYLSEQALQRKFGRKLQGRDAPTFSFDADFQIENYLRYQGLSFVDRFDANSYLYVTRACDYFDLAEDYGGRLSGAFKGSKTRFCVVSFSSDWLYPTSASRAIVHALNAAGASVSFVDIPTDRGHDAFLIEDPEFNATAHGFLEGAAKARGL; this is translated from the coding sequence ATGAACGTGATGCCCACCAAGCCGGCGAGCCAGAGGGAGGTCGAGACCCCAAGCTCGCAGCTCGTTCGCTTCGGCGCCGACACGCCCCTTACGATGGATGCGGGCGTTGCACTGGCTCCGTTCCAAATCGCCTACCAGACCTACGGCACGTTGAACGCGCGGAAATCCAACGCCATCCTCGTGTGCCACGCTCTGACCGGCGACCAGCATGTCGCCAACGTCAACCCGCTGACCGGCAAGGCTGGATGGTGGTCGAGCTTCGTCGGCCCGGGGCTGCCGATCGACACCGACCGCTACTTCGTCATCGCCTCGAACGTTCTCGGCGGCTGCATGGGCACGACTGGCCCCGCCTCGATGAACCCCGCCACCGGGCGGCCCTACGGCCTCGACCTGCCGGTCGTGACGATCCGCGACATGGTGCGGGCGCAGGCGATGCTGATCGATCATCTCGGCATCGAGACGCTGTTCTGCGTGGTCGGCGGCTCGATGGGCGGCATGCAGGTCCTGCAATGGGCGGCGAGCTACCCCGATCGCGTCTTTGCGGCGATGCCGGTAGCGTCGGCGGCCCGCCATTCCTCGCAGAACATCGCCTTCCACGAGGTCGGCCGTCAGGCGGTGATGGCCGACCCCGACTGGTGCAAGGGGCGCTACCTCGAGGAGGGCCGCCACCCCGGCAAGGGCCTCGCGGTGGCGCGCATGGCTGCGCACATCACCTACCTCTCTGAGCAGGCGCTGCAGCGCAAGTTCGGCCGCAAGCTGCAGGGCCGCGACGCGCCGACCTTCTCCTTCGACGCGGACTTCCAGATCGAGAACTATCTTCGCTACCAGGGCCTGAGCTTCGTCGACCGGTTCGACGCCAACTCGTACCTCTACGTGACGCGCGCCTGCGACTACTTCGACCTCGCTGAGGATTACGGCGGCCGCCTATCGGGCGCCTTCAAGGGCTCGAAGACGCGCTTCTGCGTCGTCTCGTTCTCGTCGGACTGGCTCTACCCGACCTCGGCCTCGCGGGCGATCGTTCACGCGCTGAATGCCGCCGGCGCCTCGGTGTCGTTCGTCGACATCCCGACCGATCGCGGCCACGACGCCTTCCTCATCGAGGACCCGGAGTTCAACGCCACCGCGCACGGCTTTCTCGAGGGCGCCGCCAAGGCGCGGGGGCTCTAG
- a CDS encoding Cyclic nucleotide-binding protein (ID:RHAL1_00449;~source:Prodigal:2.6), whose translation MALQDNVRNLALNPTLRDLEPDALRVIAFSAETRILRAGNVLFRRGEASDSGYVVLSGAIALQAEGGEETVVRAPTLIGESALITETTRAATATAREPSSVLKVSRALFHRVLDEFPDSAARLFQTLHERLHGLTDELEALRVARLAPSP comes from the coding sequence ATGGCTCTGCAGGACAACGTCCGCAATCTCGCGCTGAACCCGACGCTGCGCGATCTCGAGCCGGACGCACTTCGCGTCATCGCCTTTTCCGCCGAAACCCGCATCCTGCGCGCCGGCAATGTGCTGTTCCGGCGCGGCGAGGCCTCGGATTCGGGCTACGTCGTCCTGAGCGGCGCGATCGCGCTGCAGGCCGAGGGCGGCGAGGAGACGGTGGTCCGCGCACCGACGCTGATCGGCGAATCGGCGCTCATCACCGAGACGACGCGCGCCGCGACCGCCACCGCCCGCGAGCCCTCGAGCGTCCTCAAGGTGTCGCGCGCGCTGTTCCATCGCGTGCTGGACGAGTTTCCCGACAGCGCGGCACGGCTGTTCCAGACCTTGCACGAGCGACTGCACGGCCTGACCGACGAGCTCGAGGCGCTGCGCGTGGCGCGACTGGCGCCGAGCCCGTGA
- a CDS encoding L,D-transpeptidase catalytic domain protein (ID:RHAL1_00447;~source:Prodigal:2.6) has product MIVRPAARLPGQIGPRGHVKAGQVTLPCVLGRSGITHGKREGDGATPVAAMRALWGYYRPDKMARPLCRVPLRPLTQNLGWCDEAGSPRYNRPASLPLADSHEEMWRRDGLYDVVFVLDWNMTPRRAGRGSAIFLHCAKPGMPPTLGCVALRPDDMRRLLPRLARGFRVVVV; this is encoded by the coding sequence TTGATCGTGCGGCCGGCCGCGCGTCTCCCGGGTCAAATCGGCCCGCGGGGCCATGTCAAGGCGGGTCAGGTCACGTTGCCGTGTGTCCTCGGGCGGTCGGGGATCACGCACGGCAAGCGCGAGGGCGACGGCGCGACGCCCGTCGCCGCGATGCGCGCCCTGTGGGGCTACTATCGCCCCGACAAGATGGCGCGCCCGTTGTGCCGCGTGCCCCTGCGACCGCTGACCCAAAACCTCGGCTGGTGCGACGAGGCGGGCTCGCCGCGCTACAACCGCCCTGCTTCCCTGCCCCTTGCGGACAGCCACGAGGAGATGTGGCGGCGCGACGGGCTCTACGACGTCGTTTTCGTGCTCGACTGGAACATGACTCCGCGCCGCGCCGGCCGCGGCAGCGCGATCTTCCTGCACTGCGCCAAGCCCGGCATGCCGCCGACGCTCGGCTGCGTCGCACTGCGGCCGGACGACATGCGGCGGCTGCTGCCGCGGCTGGCCCGCGGCTTCAGGGTGGTCGTGGTCTGA
- a CDS encoding DNA-binding transcriptional regulator, MerR family (ID:RHAL1_00443;~source:Prodigal:2.6), with the protein MTTPQRKFGIGYMASRHNVSFRTLRFYEQQGLLQPIREGQDRFYAAKDEIRLQLILKGKRLGFTLQEIGKLIGAASKDGEEPADETAEANIIHRLDPETVARQAARLEERRAQIDEALRELRAALADRAA; encoded by the coding sequence GTGACGACCCCGCAGCGCAAATTCGGCATCGGTTACATGGCGTCCCGACACAACGTCTCGTTCCGGACGTTGCGCTTCTACGAGCAACAGGGCCTGCTGCAGCCCATTCGCGAAGGTCAGGACCGTTTCTACGCAGCGAAGGACGAGATCAGGCTGCAGCTCATCCTCAAGGGCAAGCGATTGGGCTTCACCCTCCAGGAGATAGGCAAGCTGATCGGCGCCGCCTCGAAGGACGGCGAGGAGCCGGCAGACGAGACCGCAGAGGCGAACATCATCCATCGCCTCGATCCCGAGACCGTGGCGCGCCAGGCCGCCAGGCTCGAGGAGCGCCGGGCGCAGATCGATGAGGCGCTGCGCGAGCTGCGCGCCGCACTCGCCGACCGTGCCGCCTAG
- a CDS encoding Flagellar basal body-associated protein FliL (modular protein) (ID:RHAL1_00438;~source:Prodigal:2.6) has translation MPRLLNGLLVALLAALLLAAAPALAKHHHHHHDDAEAGASGLANVTLLVVRHAEKPSDDGDRGLSPAGEARAKAYATYFRHFAVDGQPLAIDTLIASADSKESARPRLTLEPLSKATGIAIQTPFANKQVKDAAAWIAAGQTHKAALIAWHHGKLAKLIEKLGADPASVLPDGQWPEDVYNWVIVLRYDGDGNLSEAKRIVEPADLK, from the coding sequence ATGCCGAGGCTGCTTAACGGACTCTTGGTCGCATTGCTGGCGGCGCTTCTCCTTGCGGCAGCGCCCGCGCTGGCGAAGCATCACCACCATCATCACGACGACGCGGAGGCCGGCGCCTCGGGCCTCGCCAATGTCACGCTTCTCGTGGTGCGCCACGCCGAGAAGCCGTCGGACGACGGCGACCGCGGCCTCTCCCCGGCCGGCGAGGCGCGGGCCAAGGCCTATGCGACCTACTTCCGGCATTTCGCCGTGGACGGCCAGCCGTTGGCGATCGATACGCTGATCGCCAGCGCGGATTCCAAAGAGAGCGCACGCCCGCGCCTGACGCTGGAGCCGCTGTCGAAGGCGACGGGCATCGCGATCCAGACGCCGTTCGCCAACAAGCAAGTGAAGGACGCGGCCGCCTGGATCGCCGCCGGCCAGACGCACAAGGCGGCGCTGATCGCCTGGCACCACGGCAAGCTCGCCAAGCTGATCGAGAAGCTGGGCGCCGACCCGGCGAGCGTGCTGCCGGATGGGCAATGGCCGGAGGACGTCTACAACTGGGTGATCGTGCTGCGCTACGACGGCGACGGCAACCTGTCGGAAGCCAAACGGATCGTCGAGCCGGCGGATTTGAAGTGA